From Streptomyces sp. NBC_00370, a single genomic window includes:
- a CDS encoding glutamate ABC transporter substrate-binding protein, protein MSPVSDRLRGWGGVTAMGVACAVTAALTLLPLAHGGADSADGGRLVAPHGTTAVPAKAEKCQDGDAPEASLPASAATGPIVADMQRRKDGRLIVGVDQNSYDWGYLDPESNEFEGFDIDIARAIAKNIYGSETAVKFQPVSTAQRIPALQNGTVDIIVRTMTISCDRREDIDFSSAYFKAGQQVLAPKSSDITGYNETLKGKRVCTATGSSAVQALEGDKTNGAFGAIYWDSANNEGNKPAGQSAADLSVPNQLDCLVRLQLGLVDAIVTDNSLAAGQAAQDPSVMLKGPPFTTEYYGVATKLSKTGDNDLVRRINKVLEEYRAGGANSPWMRSYNKWLKTGLPGIAGPPAPTYKTN, encoded by the coding sequence ATGAGTCCTGTGTCCGACAGGCTCCGCGGCTGGGGCGGGGTCACCGCCATGGGCGTGGCCTGCGCTGTGACGGCCGCACTCACCTTGCTGCCGCTGGCACACGGCGGGGCCGACAGCGCCGACGGAGGGCGGCTGGTGGCGCCGCACGGCACGACAGCCGTGCCCGCCAAGGCCGAGAAGTGCCAGGACGGGGACGCGCCGGAGGCGAGTCTGCCCGCCTCGGCCGCCACCGGACCGATCGTCGCCGACATGCAGCGGCGCAAGGACGGGCGACTGATCGTCGGCGTCGACCAGAACAGCTACGACTGGGGCTATCTCGACCCGGAGTCCAACGAGTTCGAGGGCTTCGACATCGACATCGCCCGCGCGATCGCCAAGAACATCTACGGCAGTGAGACGGCGGTCAAGTTCCAGCCCGTCTCCACGGCGCAGCGGATCCCCGCCCTGCAGAACGGCACGGTCGACATCATCGTCCGGACGATGACGATCTCCTGCGACCGGCGCGAGGACATCGACTTCTCCAGCGCGTACTTCAAAGCCGGCCAGCAGGTCCTCGCCCCCAAGTCGTCGGACATCACCGGCTACAACGAGACGCTGAAGGGCAAGCGGGTCTGCACGGCGACCGGTTCGTCGGCCGTGCAGGCGCTGGAGGGCGACAAGACGAACGGCGCGTTCGGCGCGATCTACTGGGACAGCGCCAACAACGAGGGCAACAAGCCGGCCGGGCAGAGCGCCGCCGACCTGAGCGTGCCGAACCAGCTGGACTGCCTGGTCAGGCTCCAGCTCGGGCTGGTCGACGCGATCGTCACGGACAATTCGCTCGCCGCCGGCCAGGCCGCCCAGGACCCGTCGGTCATGCTGAAGGGCCCGCCGTTCACGACCGAGTACTACGGTGTCGCGACCAAGCTGAGCAAGACCGGCGACAACGACCTGGTGCGCCGGATCAACAAGGTCCTGGAGGAGTACCGGGCGGGCGGGGCCAACAGCCCCTGGATGCGGTCGTACAACAAATGGCTCAAGACCGGGCTGCCGGGGATAGCCGGGCCGCCCGCGCCTACCTACAAGACCAACTAG
- a CDS encoding vWA domain-containing protein, whose protein sequence is MANFSKSNVPQFSVDVYQNEYLPEGGREVNGIVTVTSTGGGTTGGIPLAGASASPTTPPGHSPNAAVVIMVDCSGSMDYPPTKMRNARDATAAAVDTLRDGVAFAVVAGTHVAKEVFPGNGALAVADANTRAQAKDALRRLSAGGGTAIGTWLRLADRLLSSADVPIRHGILLTDGRNEHEAPEDLRAALDSCAGRFTCDARGVGTDWEVKEVTAVSSALLGTADIVADPAGLAADFTQMMENAMGKEVADVALRLWTPVGVEIRFVKQVAPTVEDLTGRRTEAGPRAGDYPTGSWGDESRDYHVCVVVPEAGIGQEMLAARVSLILPAAQGGAPEVLSQGLIRAVWTDDMVASTSINPQVAHYTGQAELAQVIQQGLDARKSGDFDGATSKLGRAVQLAASSGNADTAKLLSKVVDVVDAATGTVRLKAKVTDADEMTLETRSTKTVRVKK, encoded by the coding sequence ATGGCGAACTTCTCCAAGTCGAACGTGCCGCAGTTCAGCGTCGACGTGTACCAGAACGAGTACCTGCCCGAGGGCGGCCGTGAGGTGAACGGGATCGTCACGGTCACCTCGACCGGCGGCGGCACCACCGGCGGCATACCGCTGGCGGGCGCTTCGGCTTCGCCCACGACGCCGCCGGGGCACAGCCCGAACGCGGCCGTGGTGATCATGGTCGACTGCTCGGGTTCGATGGACTACCCGCCGACGAAGATGCGCAACGCGCGCGACGCCACGGCCGCCGCCGTCGACACCCTGCGCGACGGGGTCGCGTTCGCCGTGGTCGCCGGTACGCATGTGGCCAAGGAGGTCTTCCCCGGCAACGGCGCGCTGGCGGTCGCCGACGCGAACACCAGGGCCCAGGCCAAGGACGCCCTGCGCCGGCTGAGCGCGGGCGGCGGCACCGCCATCGGCACCTGGCTGCGGCTGGCCGACCGGCTGCTCTCGTCGGCCGACGTGCCGATCCGGCACGGCATCCTGCTCACCGACGGCCGCAACGAGCACGAGGCGCCGGAGGACCTGCGGGCGGCGCTCGACTCCTGCGCCGGCCGCTTCACCTGTGACGCGCGCGGGGTGGGGACGGACTGGGAGGTCAAGGAGGTCACCGCCGTCTCGTCCGCGCTGCTCGGCACCGCCGACATCGTCGCCGACCCGGCGGGCCTGGCCGCCGACTTCACGCAGATGATGGAGAACGCGATGGGCAAGGAGGTCGCGGACGTGGCGCTGCGGCTCTGGACCCCGGTCGGCGTGGAGATCCGCTTCGTGAAGCAGGTGGCGCCTACGGTCGAGGACCTGACCGGCCGCCGTACGGAGGCCGGGCCGCGCGCCGGGGACTACCCGACGGGCTCCTGGGGCGACGAGTCCCGCGACTACCACGTGTGTGTGGTCGTCCCCGAGGCCGGTATCGGCCAGGAGATGCTGGCGGCCCGGGTCTCGCTGATCCTGCCGGCGGCGCAGGGCGGCGCCCCCGAGGTGCTGTCTCAAGGACTGATACGAGCGGTGTGGACCGACGACATGGTCGCGTCCACCTCCATCAACCCCCAGGTCGCCCACTACACCGGGCAGGCGGAGCTGGCGCAGGTCATCCAGCAGGGCCTCGACGCCCGTAAGTCGGGCGACTTCGACGGCGCGACGTCGAAACTGGGCCGCGCCGTGCAGCTCGCCGCCTCTTCGGGGAACGCCGATACGGCGAAACTGCTTTCGAAGGTGGTGGACGTGGTCGACGCGGCGACAGGTACTGTGCGACTGAAGGCGAAGGTAACGGATGCGGACGAGATGACCCTCGAGACGCGGTCCACCAAAACCGTTCGCGTCAAGAAGTAG
- a CDS encoding PP2C family serine/threonine-protein phosphatase — protein sequence MAQKPHLAAWSTCPSCTEPVESGDRFCGACGYDLTAEPQARGDHPTVALHGAAGQAAPDTPAPGRTAPDRPGADNAVAWPAAAGTDSAAAETPVQHPGELPGLDSAGVQLSTHSGDFVLPAPAGPPAGAGPDAAQPAVATRDDSPRTTPDPAGDPAGDPASADPRAAGPGAAAGGGKLCVACRSGHVDPDGYCENCGHAQPRERDHVEQELDAVAAVSDRGLRHHRNEDAFAVSSAALPDGSPAVVAIVCDGVSSATRPDEASAAAAVAANESLLAALPLGTHPQQAMHEAIVAAAEAVNRLAPEPGGAMEHDQHRHQNAPACTIVGSVVAGELLVVGWIGDSRAYWIPDDRGGPTARLTEDDSWAAQMVSAGLMNEAEAYADERAHAITGWLGADAYELDPHTASFKPDRAGVVVVCTDGLWNYAEGADELARVVPADAAARPLHAAQVLVGHALDGGGHDNVTVAVVPFAMPRQGAGSAYNKA from the coding sequence ATGGCGCAGAAGCCCCATTTGGCTGCTTGGTCGACATGCCCCAGCTGCACGGAGCCGGTGGAGTCCGGCGACCGGTTCTGTGGTGCGTGCGGATACGACTTGACGGCCGAACCGCAGGCCCGGGGCGACCACCCCACCGTCGCGTTGCACGGCGCGGCGGGCCAGGCCGCCCCGGACACCCCCGCCCCCGGCCGGACCGCCCCTGACCGTCCTGGCGCCGACAACGCTGTCGCCTGGCCCGCGGCCGCGGGTACGGACAGCGCGGCGGCGGAGACACCCGTCCAGCACCCCGGCGAACTGCCGGGCCTCGACTCGGCGGGCGTACAGCTGTCCACGCACTCGGGCGACTTCGTACTGCCCGCCCCCGCCGGGCCACCGGCCGGAGCGGGGCCGGACGCGGCGCAGCCCGCCGTCGCGACGCGCGACGACTCACCGCGTACGACACCCGACCCGGCGGGCGACCCGGCGGGCGACCCCGCTTCGGCCGACCCGCGCGCCGCCGGCCCCGGCGCTGCGGCCGGCGGCGGCAAGCTCTGCGTGGCCTGCCGCAGCGGCCATGTCGACCCCGACGGCTACTGCGAGAACTGCGGCCATGCCCAGCCGCGCGAACGCGACCACGTCGAGCAGGAGCTGGACGCCGTCGCGGCCGTCAGCGACCGGGGGCTGCGCCACCACCGCAACGAGGACGCGTTCGCCGTCTCCTCGGCCGCCCTGCCGGACGGCTCGCCCGCCGTCGTCGCGATCGTCTGCGACGGGGTGTCGTCGGCGACCCGGCCCGACGAGGCGTCGGCCGCCGCCGCGGTCGCGGCCAACGAGTCGCTGCTGGCGGCGCTGCCGCTCGGTACGCACCCGCAGCAGGCGATGCACGAGGCGATCGTCGCGGCGGCCGAGGCGGTCAACCGGCTCGCCCCCGAGCCCGGCGGCGCCATGGAGCACGACCAGCACCGCCATCAGAACGCCCCCGCCTGCACGATCGTCGGTTCGGTCGTCGCGGGCGAGCTGCTGGTCGTCGGCTGGATCGGCGACAGCAGGGCGTACTGGATCCCGGACGACCGCGGCGGCCCGACCGCCCGGCTCACCGAGGACGACTCGTGGGCGGCGCAGATGGTCTCGGCGGGGCTGATGAACGAGGCGGAGGCGTACGCGGACGAGCGGGCGCACGCCATCACCGGCTGGCTCGGCGCGGACGCGTACGAACTGGACCCGCACACCGCCTCGTTCAAGCCCGACAGGGCCGGTGTCGTCGTGGTCTGCACGGACGGCCTGTGGAACTACGCGGAAGGCGCCGACGAGTTGGCCAGGGTCGTGCCCGCCGACGCGGCGGCTCGGCCGCTGCACGCCGCCCAAGTACTGGTGGGGCATGCGCTCGACGGCGGTGGCCACGACAACGTAACAGTGGCCGTCGTGCCGTTCGCCATGCCACGACAAGGGGCAGGATCCGCCTACAACAAGGCTTGA
- a CDS encoding FHA domain-containing protein — MPTCPNGHQSGSEDWCEVCGHRMAGPGPTTGAVPPPPPPPPAAGGYGYPQGGGPGTVQQEYCPQCRTPREPGAPFCEECRWNFLTNTATSYTPLAPAGLNLPPGFQAQQPPRPQEPDPYEYQRSRPSQINRPAEPLASEQPPQGPRPPVPPSFQQQGQQQSHQQGPPAPPSYQQQAGPPAPPQPQAPQRTQADDDWMLPPPSQSQPSYQQQPAQGQQQQGQQQQQQPPQQLQQQPPQQMQQQYQPPSLGWTAVIGPDRDYFMAMMQRSGPEATGLNLPAYSPEQHLPLAGQQITIGRRRHSTGESPDVDLSVPPEDPGVSHQHAVLVHQPDGSWAVVDQNSTNGTTINGGEDPIQPYVPVQLEDGDRVHVGAWTTITIHRG, encoded by the coding sequence ATGCCGACCTGCCCGAACGGACACCAGTCGGGTTCCGAAGACTGGTGCGAGGTCTGCGGCCATCGCATGGCCGGTCCTGGCCCCACCACAGGCGCCGTTCCGCCGCCTCCTCCACCGCCGCCCGCCGCCGGTGGCTACGGCTACCCGCAGGGCGGGGGCCCCGGTACCGTCCAGCAGGAGTACTGCCCGCAGTGCCGCACCCCGCGTGAGCCGGGAGCGCCGTTCTGCGAGGAGTGCCGCTGGAACTTCCTGACCAACACGGCGACGTCGTACACCCCGCTGGCCCCGGCCGGGCTGAACCTGCCGCCGGGCTTCCAGGCGCAGCAGCCGCCGCGTCCGCAGGAACCCGATCCGTACGAGTACCAGCGCTCGCGGCCCTCGCAGATCAACCGGCCGGCCGAGCCGCTGGCGTCCGAGCAGCCGCCGCAGGGACCGCGACCGCCCGTCCCGCCGTCGTTCCAGCAGCAGGGCCAGCAGCAGAGTCACCAGCAGGGGCCGCCCGCGCCGCCCTCCTACCAGCAGCAGGCGGGGCCGCCCGCGCCGCCGCAGCCGCAGGCGCCGCAGCGGACCCAGGCCGACGACGACTGGATGCTGCCGCCGCCCTCGCAGTCACAGCCGTCGTACCAGCAGCAGCCCGCGCAGGGGCAACAGCAACAGGGGCAGCAGCAACAGCAACAGCCCCCGCAGCAGCTGCAACAGCAGCCGCCCCAGCAGATGCAGCAGCAGTACCAGCCGCCGTCGCTGGGCTGGACCGCCGTCATCGGGCCCGACCGTGACTACTTCATGGCGATGATGCAGCGCAGCGGTCCCGAGGCGACCGGGCTCAATCTGCCCGCGTACTCCCCGGAGCAGCATCTGCCGCTGGCCGGCCAGCAGATCACCATCGGCCGCCGCCGGCACTCGACCGGCGAGTCCCCCGACGTCGATCTGTCCGTGCCGCCGGAGGACCCGGGCGTCTCGCACCAGCACGCGGTCCTGGTCCACCAGCCGGACGGCAGCTGGGCGGTGGTCGACCAGAACTCCACCAACGGCACGACCATCAACGGCGGCGAGGACCCGATACAGCCTTATGTCCCCGTCCAGTTGGAGGACGGCGACCGGGTGCATGTCGGTGCCTGGACGACGATCACGATCCATCGCGGCTGA
- a CDS encoding N-acetylglucosamine kinase, producing MGVSTAGQAAGRASVLAVDAGNSKTDVAVIGADGSVLGTGRGGGFQPPIVGIEQAVDVVAAAVAEAAAAAGLPAKNLVSHVSACLANADLPVEERELAQAVQARGWGLTTEVRNDTFAILRAGLPSGAEPLGVAVVCGAGINCVGMRPDGRTARFPAIGRISGDWGGGSGLAEEALWFAARAEDGRGEPTELMRTLPAHFGLTTMYELIEALHLKHIPALRKHELTPVLFATSAAGDPVARAVVDRLAEEVVAMSTVALGRLDLLDEEAPVLLGGGVLAARHPRLDDRIAELLAAKAPKAVIGVVTAPPVLGAGLLGLDHIGASAAEHVRLHTHYA from the coding sequence GTGGGCGTGAGCACTGCCGGCCAGGCGGCGGGACGCGCGAGCGTCCTGGCCGTCGACGCCGGGAACAGCAAGACCGATGTGGCCGTGATCGGCGCCGACGGCTCGGTGCTCGGCACCGGCCGCGGCGGCGGCTTCCAGCCGCCGATCGTGGGCATCGAGCAGGCCGTCGATGTGGTGGCCGCGGCGGTCGCCGAGGCCGCGGCGGCGGCGGGACTGCCGGCGAAGAACCTGGTCAGCCATGTGTCCGCGTGTCTGGCCAACGCTGATCTGCCCGTCGAGGAGCGGGAGTTGGCGCAGGCCGTGCAGGCGCGCGGCTGGGGTCTGACGACGGAGGTGCGCAACGACACCTTCGCGATACTGCGGGCCGGGCTGCCCAGCGGCGCCGAGCCGCTGGGGGTCGCCGTGGTCTGCGGCGCCGGCATCAACTGCGTGGGCATGCGGCCCGACGGCAGGACCGCGCGCTTCCCGGCCATCGGCCGCATCTCCGGTGACTGGGGCGGCGGTTCGGGGCTCGCCGAGGAGGCGCTGTGGTTCGCCGCGCGCGCCGAGGACGGCCGCGGCGAGCCGACGGAGCTGATGCGGACGCTGCCCGCGCACTTCGGGCTGACCACGATGTACGAGCTGATCGAGGCCCTGCACCTGAAGCACATCCCAGCGCTGCGCAAGCACGAGCTGACGCCGGTGCTGTTCGCGACGAGCGCGGCGGGCGACCCGGTGGCGAGAGCGGTGGTCGACCGGCTGGCCGAGGAGGTCGTCGCGATGTCGACGGTCGCGCTCGGCCGGCTCGACCTGCTGGACGAGGAGGCGCCGGTGCTGCTGGGCGGGGGTGTGCTGGCGGCCCGTCATCCGCGGCTCGACGACCGGATCGCGGAGCTGCTGGCCGCCAAGGCGCCGAAGGCGGTGATCGGCGTGGTGACGGCGCCACCGGTGCTCGGCGCCGGGCTGCTCGGCCTCGACCACATCGGCGCGAGCGCCGCCGAACACGTGCGGCTGCACACGCATTACGCGTGA
- a CDS encoding globin yields MNDIPRGTLQEQTFYEQVGGEETFRRLVHRFYQGIAEDPLLRPMYPEEDLGPAEERFTLFLMQYWGGPRTYSDRRGHPRLRMRHAPFPVDSAARDAWLGHMRVAVDELALSPEHERQLWDYFVYAAASMVNTEG; encoded by the coding sequence GTGAACGATATTCCGCGCGGCACGCTTCAGGAGCAGACCTTCTACGAGCAGGTCGGCGGCGAGGAGACCTTCCGGCGCCTGGTCCACCGCTTCTACCAGGGCATCGCCGAGGACCCGCTGCTGCGGCCGATGTACCCGGAGGAGGATCTGGGTCCGGCCGAGGAGCGCTTCACGCTCTTCCTGATGCAGTACTGGGGCGGCCCGCGCACCTACAGCGACCGGCGGGGCCACCCGAGGCTGCGGATGCGGCACGCCCCGTTCCCGGTGGACAGCGCGGCGCGGGACGCGTGGCTGGGCCATATGCGGGTGGCGGTGGACGAGCTGGCCCTCTCCCCCGAGCACGAGCGGCAGCTGTGGGACTACTTCGTCTACGCCGCCGCCTCCATGGTGAACACAGAGGGCTGA
- a CDS encoding serine/threonine-protein kinase has protein sequence MSGTDACQRPGCEGSYEDMGGGELYCDTCGLAPVVSPTGQVSSPPTGIAGGGKSGKSGSSSPASSRSSTAGSARSSRSSRSSTSRRSVSGRLSGSASGPSVSVRASGGSASSSGRNRLGAGLVSVPDVPRPDPRSAVMERPEVPERKRFCSRSDCGAAVGRSRGDLPGRTEGFCTKCGHPYSFVPKLAGGDIVHGQYEVAGCLAHGGLGWVYLAVDRAVSDRWVVLKGLLDTGDADAMEAAISERRFLAEIEHSNIVRIYNFVEHLDQRTGSLDGYIVMEYVGGKSLKEIANDRRGPAGKRDPLPVEQACAYGIEALEALGHLHSRNLLYCDFKVDNAIQTEDQLKLIDMGAVRRMDDDESAIYGTVGYQAPEVGEVGPSVASDLYTVARTLAVLTFDFQGYTNVFVDSLPDPDHIEVFRSYESFYRLLVRATDPDPARRFSSAQEMAEQLTGVLREVVAVQTGRPRPALSTLFGPELRVTDTELFAELTDDVSALGARVAASAGRRNGRRARAAAAPAALPGLPPSPGAASGGQLPPGVGAGVLPAPGARPGVQGAGGLDPAAPAAPAPAAPASTALAPAPGAVLAGVPAPRVGGAPASLNGAAGPRLARLDTRAVALALPVPRVDPNDANAGFLAGLMAAAPGELIAALEAAPADSLERRLRQVRAWLENGDSYTAVEALHTLESRHPDDWRVVWYRGLASLVTGDHETAALAFDAIYDAFPGEPAPKLALGICAEVLGQLDNAAEYYRLIWTTDPSYVSAAFALARVQLAAGDRGGAVQTLESVPEASIHYTAARVAAVRARLRKRAAADPLLDDLRAAGGQVEALQGLGLDAVRREQLSTEVLGTALDWILSGGRGGQVVQSTTLLGTALDERGLRLGLERSYRVLARLAQRGEERIELVERANRFRPRTWV, from the coding sequence ATGAGCGGGACGGACGCGTGCCAGCGCCCGGGGTGCGAGGGCTCGTACGAGGACATGGGCGGCGGTGAGCTGTACTGCGACACCTGCGGTCTCGCCCCGGTGGTCTCGCCCACCGGGCAGGTGTCCTCACCGCCGACCGGTATCGCGGGCGGCGGGAAGAGCGGCAAGAGCGGCAGCTCCTCCCCGGCGTCGTCGCGCTCGTCCACGGCGGGCTCGGCGCGCTCGTCACGCTCCTCGCGCTCGTCGACGTCGCGGCGCTCCGTGTCGGGGCGGCTGTCGGGCTCCGCGTCCGGTCCCTCGGTCTCGGTCCGCGCCTCCGGCGGCTCCGCCTCCTCGTCGGGGCGCAACCGGCTCGGCGCGGGCCTGGTCTCCGTACCGGACGTGCCGCGCCCCGACCCCCGGTCGGCCGTGATGGAGCGTCCGGAGGTGCCGGAGCGCAAGCGGTTCTGCTCCCGCTCCGACTGCGGGGCGGCGGTGGGTCGCAGCAGGGGTGACCTGCCGGGGCGTACCGAAGGGTTCTGCACCAAGTGCGGCCACCCGTACTCGTTCGTGCCGAAGCTCGCCGGGGGCGACATCGTGCACGGCCAGTACGAGGTCGCGGGCTGTCTGGCGCACGGCGGGCTCGGCTGGGTCTATCTCGCCGTCGACCGCGCGGTCTCCGACCGCTGGGTCGTCCTCAAGGGCCTGCTCGACACCGGTGACGCCGACGCGATGGAGGCCGCGATCTCCGAGCGCCGCTTCCTCGCCGAGATCGAGCATTCGAACATCGTCCGCATCTACAACTTCGTGGAACACCTCGACCAGCGGACCGGCTCCCTGGACGGCTACATCGTCATGGAGTACGTCGGCGGCAAGTCGCTCAAGGAGATCGCCAACGACCGGCGCGGGCCCGCCGGGAAGCGCGATCCGCTGCCCGTCGAGCAGGCCTGCGCGTACGGCATCGAGGCGCTGGAGGCCCTTGGCCATCTGCACAGCCGCAACCTGCTGTACTGCGACTTCAAGGTCGACAACGCGATCCAGACCGAGGACCAGCTCAAGCTCATCGACATGGGCGCGGTCCGTCGGATGGACGACGACGAGTCGGCGATCTACGGCACGGTCGGCTACCAGGCGCCCGAGGTGGGAGAGGTGGGCCCGTCGGTCGCCTCCGACCTCTACACCGTCGCCCGCACCCTCGCCGTGCTCACCTTCGACTTCCAGGGCTACACGAACGTCTTCGTGGACTCGCTGCCCGACCCGGACCACATCGAGGTCTTCCGGTCGTACGAGTCGTTCTACCGGCTGCTGGTGCGGGCCACCGACCCGGACCCGGCGCGGCGCTTCTCCTCGGCCCAGGAGATGGCCGAGCAGCTGACCGGTGTGCTGCGCGAGGTCGTCGCCGTCCAGACGGGCCGGCCGAGGCCCGCGCTGTCGACGCTCTTCGGGCCGGAGCTGCGCGTCACGGACACGGAACTGTTCGCCGAGCTGACCGATGACGTCTCCGCCCTCGGGGCGCGCGTCGCGGCCTCCGCCGGCCGGCGCAACGGGCGCCGCGCGAGGGCCGCCGCCGCGCCCGCCGCGCTGCCCGGGCTGCCGCCCTCCCCCGGCGCGGCCTCCGGCGGTCAGCTTCCGCCGGGAGTCGGCGCCGGGGTGCTGCCCGCGCCCGGTGCCCGGCCGGGCGTCCAGGGCGCCGGAGGGCTGGATCCGGCGGCGCCCGCCGCACCGGCCCCCGCAGCGCCGGCATCCACAGCCCTGGCACCGGCCCCGGGCGCCGTGCTCGCAGGCGTGCCCGCGCCCCGCGTCGGCGGTGCGCCCGCGTCCCTGAACGGCGCGGCCGGTCCCCGGCTCGCGCGGCTCGACACCCGCGCCGTCGCGCTCGCGCTGCCGGTGCCCCGGGTCGATCCGAACGACGCGAACGCCGGCTTCCTCGCCGGGCTGATGGCGGCTGCGCCCGGCGAGCTGATCGCCGCGCTGGAGGCCGCTCCCGCCGACTCGCTGGAGCGGCGGCTGCGCCAGGTCCGCGCCTGGCTGGAGAACGGCGACTCGTACACGGCGGTCGAGGCCCTGCACACGCTGGAGTCGCGGCACCCGGACGACTGGCGGGTGGTCTGGTACCGGGGGCTCGCCTCCCTCGTCACCGGCGACCACGAGACGGCGGCGCTCGCCTTCGACGCGATCTACGACGCGTTCCCCGGCGAGCCGGCGCCGAAGCTCGCGCTCGGCATCTGCGCCGAGGTCCTGGGCCAGCTCGACAACGCGGCCGAGTACTACCGGCTCATCTGGACGACCGACCCCAGCTATGTCAGCGCCGCCTTCGCGCTGGCGCGGGTCCAGCTCGCCGCGGGGGACCGCGGCGGCGCCGTACAGACCCTGGAATCGGTGCCCGAGGCGTCCATCCACTACACGGCGGCCCGGGTGGCCGCCGTGCGGGCCCGGCTGCGCAAGCGCGCCGCCGCCGACCCGCTGCTGGACGATCTGCGAGCGGCGGGCGGGCAGGTGGAGGCCCTTCAGGGACTCGGACTCGACGCCGTACGGCGGGAGCAATTGTCCACGGAAGTACTCGGCACGGCCCTGGACTGGATACTCTCCGGGGGCCGGGGCGGACAGGTGGTGCAGTCCACCACCCTGCTCGGCACCGCGCTCGACGAACGTGGCCTGCGGCTCGGACTGGAACGTTCGTACCGGGTGCTCGCCCGGCTCGCTCAGCGCGGCGAGGAGAGGATCGAACTGGTGGAACGGGCCAACCGTTTCCGCCCCCGGACGTGGGTGTGA
- a CDS encoding methyltransferase domain-containing protein, with product MGADRHEAYGPGDTVAAEARAALVREIAADGALDDPAWRAAFQEVPRHVFVPYYFVSRPGGFDRLWGEDADPARRARWLKGAYADGALATRVRDGELISSSSQPSLMARMLTELDVRDGDRVLEIGAGTGYNAALLAHRLGDERVTTIDLDPEITESARRHLAAAGYRAAVVTGDGARGCPERAPFDRIIATCALPSVPLSWLAQCAPGARILAPLATGLIALTVEGPAGTEAARAEGRFLHTAAYFVPLRGTPSGEAAERRRLGGLPRRAVENDLFRFMLTLTSGTLDPHEAYSLWQREHRPGRERFGVTIGHGGQWAWLDDPSGPYVWPLSRDGS from the coding sequence ATGGGCGCAGACCGGCACGAGGCGTACGGACCCGGCGACACCGTCGCCGCCGAGGCGCGGGCCGCGCTGGTGCGGGAGATCGCCGCCGACGGAGCGCTGGACGATCCGGCCTGGCGGGCCGCCTTCCAGGAGGTGCCCCGCCATGTCTTCGTGCCGTACTACTTCGTCAGCAGGCCCGGCGGCTTCGACCGGCTGTGGGGCGAGGACGCCGACCCCGCGCGCCGCGCCCGCTGGCTGAAGGGGGCGTACGCGGACGGCGCGCTCGCCACCCGGGTGCGCGACGGGGAGCTGATCTCGTCGAGCAGCCAGCCGTCCCTGATGGCCCGGATGCTGACCGAGCTGGACGTGCGCGACGGCGACCGGGTACTGGAGATCGGCGCCGGCACCGGCTACAACGCCGCGCTGCTGGCCCACCGGCTGGGCGACGAACGGGTCACCACCATCGATCTCGACCCGGAGATCACCGAGTCGGCCCGCCGGCATCTGGCCGCGGCCGGCTACCGGGCCGCCGTCGTGACGGGCGACGGGGCGCGCGGCTGCCCCGAGCGGGCGCCGTTCGACCGGATCATCGCGACCTGCGCCCTGCCGTCGGTGCCGCTGAGCTGGCTCGCGCAGTGCGCCCCCGGCGCCCGGATCCTCGCGCCGCTCGCCACGGGCCTGATCGCGCTGACGGTGGAGGGCCCCGCCGGCACGGAAGCGGCCAGGGCCGAGGGCCGCTTCCTGCACACCGCCGCCTACTTCGTACCGCTGCGGGGCACCCCGAGCGGCGAGGCCGCCGAGCGGCGCAGGCTCGGCGGACTGCCGCGCCGCGCGGTCGAGAACGACCTCTTCCGCTTCATGCTCACGCTGACCTCGGGCACGCTCGACCCGCACGAGGCGTACTCGCTCTGGCAGCGCGAGCACCGCCCCGGGCGCGAGCGGTTCGGCGTCACCATCGGCCACGGCGGCCAGTGGGCCTGGCTGGACGACCCGTCGGGGCCCTACGTCTGGCCGCTCAGCCGCGATGGATCGTGA